In Planctomicrobium piriforme, the following proteins share a genomic window:
- a CDS encoding tannase/feruloyl esterase family alpha/beta hydrolase: MKRKIIPLCLTWLFVCAAAYGQDSQVKTVSPAVEERLATLRAMKVEGGAVTLVKHDDSPTLTSADGRVVKNLPPRTIVKLVLHPAQGSNINVEIWLPDPEKWNSRFLGVGNGGAAGNINPVNLAGPVAGGYAAATTDMGTAPNSDSGVGNREVWKDFGFRATHLMTVAAKRVVADFYGKGPEYSYFNGGSTGGQQGLQEAQRYPDDYDGIVAAVPAHCRTPLHAYFLWNDQILRKCPFTKSQYSNVIAAGNEYMAAREIPAVAGKFVSDPRCDAKDIEAVVALALQKDPTLTKEHAEALRKLFDGPKHAVTGERIFNGIPFGSSLDAAHGHLYLFRWVFGTDKKLDEIDFGADIDTYTAALAPYLNAENADLSAFEKRGGKLIMTLGTADSVVPYHASLDYYDRVVEHFGSQDKVESFMSFYLVPGMSHGPGPGINQLPNLLEAVRNWREKGTVPGVLQARRVVDGKTELEMPLYPYPAKTGWDAATSSFKQVKGPRGGVDRVAERFRPPAKE; encoded by the coding sequence ATGAAGAGAAAAATCATTCCACTGTGCCTGACGTGGCTGTTCGTCTGCGCTGCGGCTTATGGGCAGGATTCGCAGGTTAAGACCGTTTCGCCGGCTGTGGAAGAGCGACTGGCGACGCTCAGAGCGATGAAAGTTGAGGGGGGAGCTGTCACGCTGGTGAAGCATGACGACTCTCCAACTCTCACGTCTGCGGACGGGCGAGTTGTGAAGAACCTGCCGCCGCGGACCATCGTGAAGCTGGTGCTGCATCCGGCGCAAGGTTCGAACATCAATGTCGAAATCTGGTTGCCGGACCCGGAGAAATGGAACTCGCGATTTCTCGGGGTCGGCAATGGGGGTGCGGCAGGGAACATCAATCCCGTCAACCTGGCAGGGCCGGTTGCAGGCGGTTATGCCGCAGCGACCACCGACATGGGGACCGCACCGAATTCCGATTCCGGTGTTGGCAACCGGGAGGTCTGGAAAGACTTTGGCTTTCGCGCCACACATCTCATGACGGTCGCCGCGAAGCGGGTTGTCGCGGATTTTTACGGGAAAGGACCGGAGTACTCGTATTTCAATGGCGGCTCCACCGGAGGCCAGCAGGGGTTGCAGGAAGCGCAGCGTTATCCCGACGATTACGATGGCATCGTCGCCGCCGTCCCGGCGCATTGCCGCACGCCATTGCATGCGTATTTTCTCTGGAACGACCAGATTCTGCGGAAGTGCCCTTTCACCAAATCCCAGTACAGCAACGTCATTGCCGCGGGGAACGAATACATGGCCGCGCGGGAAATCCCGGCGGTAGCAGGCAAGTTTGTTTCCGACCCCCGCTGCGATGCCAAAGACATCGAGGCGGTTGTCGCGCTGGCGCTGCAAAAAGATCCGACGCTCACCAAAGAGCACGCCGAGGCGCTCCGCAAACTTTTCGACGGGCCCAAGCATGCCGTCACTGGCGAGCGGATCTTCAACGGGATTCCGTTCGGCAGTTCCCTCGATGCCGCGCACGGACACCTGTACCTGTTCAGATGGGTTTTCGGGACGGACAAGAAGCTGGATGAAATCGATTTCGGCGCGGACATCGATACATACACTGCTGCCCTTGCCCCGTATCTCAACGCGGAGAACGCCGACCTGAGCGCGTTCGAAAAACGGGGCGGGAAGCTGATCATGACGCTGGGGACCGCGGATTCCGTCGTCCCGTACCATGCGTCGCTGGATTACTACGACCGGGTGGTCGAGCATTTCGGCAGCCAGGACAAGGTGGAGTCGTTTATGTCCTTCTATCTCGTCCCTGGCATGAGCCATGGCCCCGGACCTGGGATCAACCAGTTGCCGAACCTGCTGGAAGCAGTGAGAAACTGGCGTGAGAAAGGGACAGTCCCTGGCGTTTTGCAGGCTCGGCGCGTCGTCGATGGAAAGACAGAGCTGGAAATGCCGCTCTATCCTTATCCCGCGAAGACCGGCTGGGATGCCGCGACTTCCAGCTTCAAGCAGGTCAAAGGCCCCCGCGGCGGCGTCGACCGCGTCGCCGAACGGTTCAGGCCTCCAGCCAAGGAATGA
- a CDS encoding aspartate-semialdehyde dehydrogenase, with product MFQNVAVIGATGAVGRIMRQLLEERNFPAKKFRFIASPRSAGTKLTFKNQEYTVEALTRECFAGSDLVIASTPDDVAADYLPAAVESGAKVIDESGYWRMKEGVALVIPEVNPQDALNAKGIIASPNCSTTQMVMALKPLHDAAKVKRVIVSTYQATSGAGVQGTADLIDGTKAYLSGKDYKYTTFKHPIAFNCIPQIGSEKEDGYTSEELKMVYETRKMLGDESIQVNATCVRIPVANCHSETITVETERPISPSEARELFESFPGLKVVDDLKNGKYPIPSECDGSDLVFIGRIRKDISHPNGLSFWCVSDNLRKGAATNAVQIAELLAKNL from the coding sequence GTGTTTCAGAATGTCGCCGTGATCGGCGCGACCGGCGCCGTCGGTCGGATTATGCGTCAGTTGCTGGAAGAGCGAAATTTTCCAGCCAAGAAGTTTCGCTTCATCGCCTCGCCGCGCAGTGCAGGCACCAAGCTGACGTTCAAAAATCAGGAATACACGGTCGAAGCCCTCACCAGGGAATGCTTCGCCGGCTCGGACCTCGTGATCGCCTCGACTCCGGACGACGTCGCCGCCGACTACCTGCCGGCCGCCGTCGAATCGGGCGCGAAAGTCATCGATGAATCCGGCTACTGGCGGATGAAAGAGGGCGTTGCCCTCGTCATTCCGGAAGTGAACCCGCAAGACGCCCTCAACGCCAAGGGGATCATCGCCAGCCCCAACTGCTCGACCACGCAGATGGTCATGGCGCTCAAGCCGCTGCATGACGCCGCCAAAGTGAAACGGGTGATCGTCAGCACCTATCAGGCGACCAGCGGCGCTGGCGTGCAGGGAACCGCCGACCTCATCGACGGCACCAAGGCCTACCTGTCCGGCAAGGACTACAAGTACACCACGTTCAAACATCCCATCGCCTTCAACTGTATTCCGCAGATCGGCAGCGAAAAGGAAGACGGCTACACCAGTGAAGAACTGAAGATGGTGTACGAAACCCGCAAGATGCTCGGCGACGAATCGATTCAGGTGAACGCCACCTGCGTCCGTATCCCGGTCGCCAACTGCCATAGCGAAACGATCACCGTGGAAACCGAACGCCCGATTTCCCCGTCGGAAGCCCGTGAACTGTTCGAAAGTTTCCCCGGCTTGAAGGTGGTCGACGACCTGAAGAACGGCAAGTACCCGATCCCGAGCGAATGCGACGGCTCGGACCTGGTGTTCATTGGCCGGATTCGTAAAGACATCTCGCACCCGAACGGCCTGTCGTTCTGGTGCGTGAGCGATAACCTCCGCAAAGGGGCGGCCACCAACGCCGTCCAGATCGCCGAATTGCTGGCGAAGAATCTGTAG
- a CDS encoding nucleotidyl transferase AbiEii/AbiGii toxin family protein: protein MTDRSVKNVAASIRQRLTNQAKASDRPFQEVLQYFAMERFLSRLSLSPHAERFILKGALMFNVWGAPASRPTRDIDFLGRINNDISSIAAVFREICQKQGGEPDGLVFAADTVVGHSIKEDADYVGVRVTFQAFLENARVPMQIDIGFGDTVVPEAAIMDYPTILKHAPPRLWAYPKETVVAEKFEAMVKLGELNSRLKDFFDLWLLSRQFEFDGRLLCEAITQTFQNRRTAINPRPIALTETFANNSTKKTQWKGFLRKSRLHLAPQQLPEVVELIAQFLLPPAQAMTAGQTFSQKWQPAGTWSGE from the coding sequence ATGACAGATCGTTCTGTCAAAAACGTAGCCGCTTCCATCCGTCAGAGGCTTACGAATCAGGCCAAAGCGTCCGATCGTCCTTTCCAGGAAGTTCTCCAGTACTTCGCAATGGAACGGTTTCTTTCACGCCTGTCGTTGTCGCCTCACGCCGAACGATTCATCCTCAAAGGAGCATTGATGTTCAATGTTTGGGGAGCTCCGGCATCTCGACCAACCCGCGATATCGACTTTTTGGGCCGAATCAACAACGACATCTCCTCGATCGCTGCCGTGTTTCGCGAAATCTGTCAAAAACAAGGAGGAGAGCCGGACGGTCTGGTCTTTGCCGCCGACACCGTCGTTGGACATTCAATCAAGGAAGACGCTGACTATGTCGGAGTCAGAGTGACTTTTCAGGCGTTCCTCGAAAACGCTCGCGTCCCCATGCAGATCGACATTGGGTTTGGCGACACTGTCGTGCCAGAAGCGGCAATCATGGACTATCCGACCATCCTGAAACATGCCCCGCCGCGACTCTGGGCCTATCCCAAAGAAACCGTTGTTGCCGAAAAATTCGAGGCAATGGTCAAACTCGGGGAGCTCAACAGCCGTCTGAAAGATTTCTTTGATCTCTGGCTGTTATCTCGTCAATTTGAATTTGACGGACGACTCTTGTGTGAAGCAATCACTCAAACGTTCCAGAACCGGCGAACAGCGATCAACCCTCGACCAATCGCATTGACTGAAACATTCGCAAATAATTCGACGAAAAAGACTCAATGGAAAGGCTTTTTAAGAAAGTCGCGACTGCATCTCGCTCCACAGCAATTGCCCGAAGTTGTGGAATTGATCGCTCAATTCCTGTTACCGCCCGCACAAGCGATGACCGCCGGGCAGACGTTCTCCCAGAAATGGCAACCAGCGGGAACATGGAGCGGCGAATGA
- a CDS encoding DUF502 domain-containing protein: MQGIYQFLKSTILGGLVVLLPLCVVGALAVWSIQTVYQATRPVLHWMPDMTVGGVSLTLLSTIAGIVVCCFLAGLLAETALVRGLGRSAERLAQSVPGYALMKSVGANFVGIEGKHTVKTVLVQFEASSQLGFLMDTLPDDRRVVFVPGVPRALVGTLHIVAPERVQLLNMSIPTALDILGRLGAGLGETWPKELTSSN, from the coding sequence ATGCAGGGGATTTACCAGTTTCTCAAATCAACGATTCTGGGCGGCCTCGTTGTGCTGTTGCCGTTGTGCGTGGTGGGGGCACTTGCCGTCTGGTCGATCCAGACTGTTTACCAGGCGACGAGGCCGGTGCTGCACTGGATGCCTGACATGACCGTCGGCGGCGTGTCGCTGACGTTATTGAGCACGATTGCAGGCATCGTCGTCTGTTGCTTTCTCGCAGGCTTGCTCGCGGAAACGGCCTTGGTTCGCGGCCTAGGCCGATCCGCCGAGCGGCTGGCCCAGTCGGTGCCAGGTTATGCCCTGATGAAAAGCGTCGGCGCGAACTTCGTGGGCATCGAAGGGAAACACACCGTCAAAACTGTCCTGGTCCAGTTCGAAGCCTCATCTCAACTAGGCTTCCTCATGGATACCCTCCCCGACGACCGCCGCGTCGTGTTCGTCCCCGGCGTCCCCCGAGCCCTGGTCGGAACCCTGCACATCGTCGCGCCAGAACGCGTGCAGTTACTGAACATGTCCATCCCCACAGCACTCGACATTCTCGGCCGACTGGGAGCCGGGTTGGGGGAGACATGGCCGAAAGAATTGACAAGCAGCAATTGA
- a CDS encoding type IV toxin-antitoxin system AbiEi family antitoxin domain-containing protein, whose amino-acid sequence MSSKRRIAESPNITAAINHFHKAGGMLRTRDALKAGIHPRVLYQLRDSGRIDQLSRGLYRLTDARQLGHPDLVTVALKIPEGVLCLISALAWHELTTEIPHEINIAIPRGAEPPRLGYPPVRHFWFSGQAYSTGIQKQQVDGISLRVYSREKTIADCFKYRHRMGMETVLEALKAYLQQDSVDSEALLHYAKICRVRRVIQPYLEALL is encoded by the coding sequence ATGAGCAGTAAACGCCGCATCGCAGAATCACCAAACATCACCGCCGCGATCAATCATTTTCACAAGGCCGGGGGAATGCTCCGTACGAGAGACGCCCTCAAGGCCGGGATACATCCCCGAGTTCTATACCAACTCCGCGACTCCGGACGCATCGACCAACTCAGCCGAGGACTGTACCGACTGACAGATGCTCGCCAACTTGGTCATCCCGACCTGGTCACAGTCGCGTTAAAAATTCCCGAGGGGGTGCTTTGCCTGATCTCTGCTCTCGCATGGCACGAGCTTACGACAGAGATTCCACATGAAATCAACATTGCCATTCCGCGCGGAGCGGAACCTCCGAGGCTTGGTTATCCGCCTGTGCGACACTTCTGGTTCAGCGGACAGGCATATTCGACCGGAATTCAGAAGCAGCAAGTCGATGGCATCAGTCTACGGGTCTATTCCCGGGAAAAGACCATTGCCGACTGTTTCAAGTATCGTCACCGGATGGGAATGGAAACCGTCCTCGAGGCACTGAAAGCGTATCTTCAACAAGACTCCGTCGACTCAGAAGCACTCCTGCACTACGCAAAGATCTGCCGGGTGAGGCGAGTCATTCAGCCCTACCTGGAGGCCTTGCTATGA